One Dromiciops gliroides isolate mDroGli1 chromosome 3, mDroGli1.pri, whole genome shotgun sequence DNA segment encodes these proteins:
- the LOC122751635 gene encoding 40S ribosomal protein S21-like: MQNKAREFMDQYVPRKCSTSNSFIGAKDHKSIQMNVAKVDKVTGRFNGQFKTYAISGAICRRGESDDSILWLAKNDDVVSKNF; encoded by the coding sequence ATGCAAAACAAAGCCCGCGAGTTTATGGACCAGTATGTGCCAAGGAAATGCTCCACAAGCAACAGTTTCATTGGGGCCAAGGATCACAAGTCCATCCAGATGAACGTGGCCAAGGTTGACAAGGTCACAGGCAGATTTAATGGCCAATTTAAAACTTATGCAATTTCTGGAGCAATTTGTAGAAGGGGAGAATCAGACGACTCTATTCTCTGGCTGGCAAAAAATGATGATGTTGTTTCAAAGAATTTCTAA